The following are encoded in a window of Bos indicus isolate NIAB-ARS_2022 breed Sahiwal x Tharparkar chromosome 21, NIAB-ARS_B.indTharparkar_mat_pri_1.0, whole genome shotgun sequence genomic DNA:
- the CEP170B gene encoding centrosomal protein of 170 kDa protein B isoform X3 translates to MSAKMSVTSWFLVSSSGTRHRLPRELIFVGRDECELMLQSRSVDKQHAVINYDQDRDEHWVKDLGSLNGTFVNDVRIPDQRYVTLKLNDVIRFGYDPNMYVLERVQHRVPEEALRHEKYTSQLQVSVKTPAPKRAEAVPEQAPYCEASTPRPERGDRRPGPEAATYRTPLYGQPSWWGEDDGGSLPEDRHQDEPCPERPKDLAQQDGDLTGTPAGFRAPSEPQIYSFRREPSYFEIPTKETPPPRPPEAPVHEAPTRDAEPGGGGAGPVQSHACFTIEFDDCSPGKLKIKDHVTKFLRQRRPPGKEATPVEVVSAETKVADWLVQNDPSLLPRAGPGDDRHSTKSDLPVHARTLKGHKHEDGTQSDSEDPLAKVAGAPGVPAEASGEQARLQRQIKRDPQELLHNQQAFVIEFFDEDTPRKKRSQSFTHTPPGDPRLDRRRGPGPADRDRPAAPAPARGTGSSSGPQRAGSLKREKTEERLGSPSPATRAAARPFGSVGRRSRLAQDFAAQCLRDSSPAARPGPEKVPPTLPAPLTPRGASPAASSPPPPPPADPQVTKARKQEEDDSLSDAGTYTIETDAQDQEVEEARKMIDQVFGVLESPELSRASSAAFRPVIRGDREELGDGMAHRMALLQEFASRPAGVTPQVELQGLPVPGSPGGQKWVSRWASLADSYSDPGLSEDGPGHRAAELEGIPPMRPRRLLPQLPSDRADSPAGPEVARRSGPGPPEVGSEQAGLLLGQEDLEPDSLSDASGSDGGPGPEPGGGPQEERRRSPQEGPAWTRGRRSPRGPGEPAPTSFFISDPSADAALPRKAPVAPGQVEGPGRAQPSAPAPAPAPAHDSKYVSTSGRMVIQLQTTGKPPELEGPAPAPTKEALAFVRQESFTKEPASGPAVPGQLPQIPSHPLLQDLATTRAARMDLHSQDTHLILKETETALAALEARLLSKSFEEPEGGVGSAPGPPEDSLSGDSDVDTASTVSLLSGKNGPSPTGSQPSGLQREKPPSPPAAQDLGGVSLSSARERLSEKQRRPLGPVDTGHGEPARRLAARRGHGPRGSPDWPAEDRDSSLAHPPSADTVTSDHETPGATGAARPGTRRKPMAPPPPTTAAREEQGRGSAGVQKSQQALTRSNSLSTPRATRASRLRRARLGDASDTEAADGERGPPANQEPAGRPAAEQAKKLSRLDILAMPRKRAGSFTGPSDSEAAPTRAGFSGRSVELYCPGRKPTTMAEARPTARKATNAAAVPRQPFSRARPGSARYSSPTTQTPRAGGSGRARPRAPGLRDTDDEGEEPDPYGFIVQTAEIAEIARARPGRSPQGPAFSPTGCRLSQTLVKDVATLAREIHDVAGDGDSPGSPGPARSPSLNNVPSTPASTISAREELVQRIPEASLNFQKVPPGSLGPRDLDQNMNDRCEDALANKTRPRNREEVIFDNLMLNPVSQLSQAIRENTEHLAEKMKILFQNSGRAWEDLEAGINAENEVPILKTSNKEISSILKELRRVQKQLEVINAIVDPSGNLDLLTGNRGPVGSAQVGRARPAAPGLCSPSSALPPRSFPQRTSCGTPGLPDPPFRPDFLPDAERFLI, encoded by the exons ACGTTCGTGAATGACGTGCGCATCCCAGACCAGAGATACGTCACGCTGAAGCTCAATGACGTCATCCGGTTTGGCTACG ATCCCAACATGTACGTGCTGGAGCGTGTGCAGCACCGCGTCCCGGAGGAGGCGCTAAGG CACGAGAAGTACACCAGCCAGCTGCAGGTGAGCGTCAAGACCCCCGCGCCCAAGAGAGCTGAGGCTGTGCCAGAACAGGCACCCTACTGCGAGGCCTCGACCCCCAGGCCAGAGCGGGGGGACCGGAGACCAGGGCCAG AGGCGGCCACCTACCGCACCCCGCTGTATGGGCAGCCCTCCTGGTGGGGGGAAGACGATGGGGGCAGCCTACCTGAGGACCGGCACCAGGACGAGCCCTGCCCGG AGCGGCCCAAGGACCTGGCTCAGCAGGACGGTGATCTCACGGGGACGCCGGCCGGCTTCCGGGCCCCTTCGGAGCCTCAGATCTACTCCTTCCGGCGGGAGCCCAGCTACTTCGAGATCCCCACCAAGGAGACGCCGCCCCCGCGGCCCCCAGAGGCTCCAGTGCATGAGGCGCCCACCAGGGACGCGGAgcccggcgggggcggggcgggccccGTGCAGAGCCATGCCTGCTTCACCATCGAGTTTGACGACTGCAGCCCCGGCAAGCTGAAGATCAAGGACCACGTCACCAAGTTCCTGCGCCAGCGGCGGCCCCCAGGCAAGGAGGCCACGCCTGTGGAGGTGGTCTCGGCCGAGACCAAGGTGGCCGACTGGCTGGTGCAGAATGACCCGAGCCTGCTGCCCCGGGCCGGCCCCGGCGACGACCGGCACAGCACCAAGAGTGACCTGCCGGTGCACGCACGCACCCTGAAGG GTCACAAGCATGAGGACGGCACCCAGAGCGACTCAGAGGACCCCCTGGCCAAGGTGGCCGGGGCCCCCGGGGTCCCCGCGGAGGCCAGCGGGGAGCAGGCGCGGCTGCAGAGACAGATCAAGCGGGACCCCCAGGAGCTGCTGCACAACCAGCAGGCCTTCGTCATCGAGTTCTTCGACGAGGACACACCCCGAAAGAAGCGCTCCCAGTCCTTCACGCACACGCCCCCTGGGGACCCCCGGCTCGACCGGCGCCGCGGCCCTGGGCCGGCCGACAGGGACCGCCCGgctgcccccgccccagcccgAGGGACTGGCAGCAGTTCAGGGCCACAGCGGGCTGGCTCGCTCAAGCGGGAGAAGACGGAGGAGCGGCTGGGCAGCCCCTCGCCAGCCACCCGGGCCGCCGCCCGCCCCTTTGGCAGCGTGGGGCGGCGCTCCCGCCTGGCCCAGGACTTTGCAGCCCAGTGTCTGCGGGACAGCTCCCCGGCAGCCCGGCCGGGCCCCGAGAAAGTGCCCCCCACGCTGCCCGCGCCCCTGACGCCCCGTGGGGCCAGCCCCGCAGCCTCCTCCCCtccgccgcccccgcccgccgACCCCCAGGTGACGAAGGCCCGCAAGCAGGAGGAAGACGACAGCCTCAGCGACGCAGGGACCTACACCATCGAGACGGACGCACAGGACCAGGAGGTGGAGGAGGCCCGCAAGATGATTGACCAG GTCTTTGGGGTCCTAGAGTCCCCTGAACTCTCCAGAGCATCCTCGGCCGCCTTCCGCCCAGTCATCAGAGGGGACAGAGAGGAGCTTGGAGACGGGATGGCCCATCGAATGGCCCTGCTGCAGGAGTTTGCCTCCCGGCCCGCGGGCGTGACCCCCCAGGTGGAGCTGCAG GGCCTCCCGGTACCAGGCTCCCCCGGGGGTCAGAAGTGGGTGTCCCGCTGGGCCAGCCTGGCCGACAGCTACTCAGATCCAGGCCTGTCAG AGGACGGCCCTGGGCACAGAGCCGCGGAGCTGGAGGGGATCCCGCCAATGCGGCCACGGCGGCTGCTCCCGCAGCTGCCCAGTGACAGGGCGGACAGCCCCGCCGGCCccgaggtggccaggaggagtgGTCCTGGGCCCCCAGAGGTGGGCAGCGAACAGGCCGGCCTCCTCTTAGGCCAGGAGGACCTGGAGCCTGACAGCCTCAGTGATGCCAGCGGCTCAGACGGTGGGCCGGGCCCCGAGCCGGGCGGGGGCCCCCAGGAGGAAAGACGCAGGAGCCCCCAGGAAGGGCCGGCGTGGACGAGGGGCCGGCGCTCACCGAGGGGCCCTGGGGAGCCAGCCCCCACCTCTTTCTTCATCAGTGACCCAAGCGCAGACGCGGCCCTCCCTAGGAAGGCCCCTGTGGCTCCCGGGCAGGTGGAGGGCCCGGGGCGGGCCCAGCCcagcgcccccgcccccgcccccgcccccgcccatgACAGCAAGTACGTCAGCACCAGCGGGAGGATGGTCATCCAGCTGcagaccacagggaagcccccagagctTGAGGGCCCTGCCCCAGCACCCACCAAGGAGGCCTTGGCGTTTGTCCGGCAGGAAAGCTTCACCAAGGAGCCGGCCAGCGGCCCCGCGGTGCCCGGCCAGCTGCCCCAGATCCCCAGCCACCCCCTCCTGCAGGACCTGGCCACCACTCGGGCCGCACGCATGGACCTTCACTCTCAGGACACCCACCTGATCTTAAAGGAGACTGAGACGGCGCTGGCCGCCTTGGAGGCCCGACTGCTCTCCAAATCCTTTGAGGAGCCGGAGGGGGGGGTGGGCAGCGCCCCTGGGCCGCCAGAGGACTCCCTGTCTGGGGATTCTGACGTGGACACAGCCAGCACCGTCAGCCTGCTCAGTGGCAAGAATGGGCCCAGCCCAACCGGCTCCCAGCCCTCGGGGCTGCAGAGGGAGAAGCCGCCATCCCCGCCAGCGGCACAGGACCTGGGGGGCGTCAGCCTGAGCAGCGCCCGCGAGCGGCTCTCGGAGAAGCAGCGTCGCCCTCTGGGCCCAGTGGACACGGGCCATGGAGAGCCGGCAAGACGCCTGGCCGCACGGCGTGGCCACGGCCCCCGGGGGTCCCCGGACTGGCCCGCCGAGGACCGCGACTCCAGCCTTGCGCACCCGCCCAGTGCTGACACGGTCACTTCTGACCACGAGACCCCTGGGGCCACGGGGGCAGCTCGGCCAGGGACGCGCCGGAAACCCATGGCCCCACCGCCCCCGACCACCGCTGCCCGGGAGGAGCAAGGCCGAGGCTCAGCTGGCGTCCAGAAGTCGCAGCAGGCACTGACCCGCTCCAACAGCCTGTCCACCCCGCGGGCCACACGGGCCTCCCGGCTGAGGCGGGCCCGGCTGGGGGACGCCTCGGACACAGAAGCAGCAGACGGTGAACGGGGGCCCCCGGCCAACCAGGAGCCCGCGGGGCGGCCGGCGGCCGAGCAGGCCAAGAAGCTGTCCCGCCTGGACATCCTGGCCATGCCCCGGAAGCGGGCTGGCTCCTTCACGGGGCCCAGTGACTCAGAGGCGGCCCCCACCCGCGCCGGCTTCTCCGGCCGCAGCGTCGAGCTGTATTGCCCTGGACGCAAGCCCACCACGATGGCCGAGGCTCGGCCCACTGCCAGGAAGGCTACCAACGCCGCTGCGGTCCCCCGCCAGCCCTTCAGCAGGGCCCGCCCAGGAAGCGCCCGCTACTCATCACCCA CCACGCAGACCCCACGGGCTGGCGGCTCCGGCCGGGCGCGACCGAGGGCCCCTGGCCTCCGGGACACGGATGACGAGGGTGAAGAGCCCGATCCCTACGGTTTCATTGTGCAGACGGCCGAGATTGCGGAGATTGCCAG ggccaggcctgggaggAGCCCACAGGGACCCGCCTTCTCTCCCACGGGCTGCAGGCTGAGCCAGACGCTGGTGAAGGATGTGGCCACCCTGGCCCGTGAGATCCACGATGTGGCTGGCGACGGTGACTCCCCAGGCTCCCCGGGGCCCGCCCGCAGCCCCTCCCTCAACAACGTGCCCAGCACTCCTGCCTCCACCATCTCTGCCCGCGAGGAG CTGGTGCAGCGCATCCCCGAGGCCAGCCTCAACTTCCAGAAGGTGCCGCCCGGCTCCCTGGGCCCTCGGGACCTGGACCAGAACATGAACGACCGCTGTGAGGACGCCCTGGCCAATAAGACTCGGCCCCGGAACCGCGAGGAG GTGATCTTCGATAACCTCATGCTGAACCCGGTGTCCCAGCTGTCCCAGGCCATCCGCGAGAACACGGAGCACCTCGCTGAGAAGATGAA GATCCTCTTCCAGAATTCAGGGCGAGCGTGGGAGGACTTGGAGGCCGGGATCAATGCCGAGAACGAGGTGCCCATCCTGAAGACGTCCAATAAG GAGATCAGTTCCATCCTCAAGGAGCTGAGGCGTGTGCAGAAGCAGCTGGAAG ttATCAATGCCATCGTGGACCCCAGCGGGAACCTGGACCTGCTAACCGGAAACCGCGGCCCTGTGGGCTCGGCCCAGGTCGGGAGAGCCCGGCCAGCCGCCCCAGGCCTGTGCTCACCCTCCTCAGCCCTGCCGCCCCGGAGCTTCCCGCAGCGAACGAGCTGCGGGACCCCCGGCCTCCCCGACCCCCCCTTCCGCCCTGACTTCCTCCCGGACGCTGAGAGGTTCCTGATCTAG
- the CEP170B gene encoding centrosomal protein of 170 kDa protein B isoform X1, whose protein sequence is MSAKMSVTSWFLVSSSGTRHRLPRELIFVGRDECELMLQSRSVDKQHAVINYDQDRDEHWVKDLGSLNGTFVNDVRIPDQRYVTLKLNDVIRFGYDPNMYVLERVQHRVPEEALRHEKYTSQLQVSVKTPAPKRAEAVPEQAPYCEASTPRPERGDRRPGPEAATYRTPLYGQPSWWGEDDGGSLPEDRHQDEPCPERPKDLAQQDGDLTGTPAGFRAPSEPQIYSFRREPSYFEIPTKETPPPRPPEAPVHEAPTRDAEPGGGGAGPVQSHACFTIEFDDCSPGKLKIKDHVTKFLRQRRPPGKEATPVEVVSAETKVADWLVQNDPSLLPRAGPGDDRHSTKSDLPVHARTLKGHKHEDGTQSDSEDPLAKVAGAPGVPAEASGEQARLQRQIKRDPQELLHNQQAFVIEFFDEDTPRKKRSQSFTHTPPGDPRLDRRRGPGPADRDRPAAPAPARGTGSSSGPQRAGSLKREKTEERLGSPSPATRAAARPFGSVGRRSRLAQDFAAQCLRDSSPAARPGPEKVPPTLPAPLTPRGASPAASSPPPPPPADPQVTKARKQEEDDSLSDAGTYTIETDAQDQEVEEARKMIDQVFGVLESPELSRASSAAFRPVIRGDREELGDGMAHRMALLQEFASRPAGVTPQVELQGLPVPGSPGGQKWVSRWASLADSYSDPGLSEDGPGHRAAELEGIPPMRPRRLLPQLPSDRADSPAGPEVARRSGPGPPEVGSEQAGLLLGQEDLEPDSLSDASGSDGGPGPEPGGGPQEERRRSPQEGPAWTRGRRSPRGPGEPAPTSFFISDPSADAALPRKAPVAPGQVEGPGRAQPSAPAPAPAPAHDSKYVSTSGRMVIQLQTTGKPPELEGPAPAPTKEALAFVRQESFTKEPASGPAVPGQLPQIPSHPLLQDLATTRAARMDLHSQDTHLILKETETALAALEARLLSKSFEEPEGGVGSAPGPPEDSLSGDSDVDTASTVSLLSGKNGPSPTGSQPSGLQREKPPSPPAAQDLGGVSLSSARERLSEKQRRPLGPVDTGHGEPARRLAARRGHGPRGSPDWPAEDRDSSLAHPPSADTVTSDHETPGATGAARPGTRRKPMAPPPPTTAAREEQGRGSAGVQKSQQALTRSNSLSTPRATRASRLRRARLGDASDTEAADGERGPPANQEPAGRPAAEQAKKLSRLDILAMPRKRAGSFTGPSDSEAAPTRAGFSGRSVELYCPGRKPTTMAEARPTARKATNAAAVPRQPFSRARPGSARYSSPNTRRRQQGSDCTSTSEEEYGSHHGSPKHTRSHASTATQTPRAGGSGRARPRAPGLRDTDDEGEEPDPYGFIVQTAEIAEIARARPGRSPQGPAFSPTGCRLSQTLVKDVATLAREIHDVAGDGDSPGSPGPARSPSLNNVPSTPASTISAREELVQRIPEASLNFQKVPPGSLGPRDLDQNMNDRCEDALANKTRPRNREEVIFDNLMLNPVSQLSQAIRENTEHLAEKMKILFQNSGRAWEDLEAGINAENEVPILKTSNKEISSILKELRRVQKQLEVINAIVDPSGNLDLLTGNRGPVGSAQVGRARPAAPGLCSPSSALPPRSFPQRTSCGTPGLPDPPFRPDFLPDAERFLI, encoded by the exons ACGTTCGTGAATGACGTGCGCATCCCAGACCAGAGATACGTCACGCTGAAGCTCAATGACGTCATCCGGTTTGGCTACG ATCCCAACATGTACGTGCTGGAGCGTGTGCAGCACCGCGTCCCGGAGGAGGCGCTAAGG CACGAGAAGTACACCAGCCAGCTGCAGGTGAGCGTCAAGACCCCCGCGCCCAAGAGAGCTGAGGCTGTGCCAGAACAGGCACCCTACTGCGAGGCCTCGACCCCCAGGCCAGAGCGGGGGGACCGGAGACCAGGGCCAG AGGCGGCCACCTACCGCACCCCGCTGTATGGGCAGCCCTCCTGGTGGGGGGAAGACGATGGGGGCAGCCTACCTGAGGACCGGCACCAGGACGAGCCCTGCCCGG AGCGGCCCAAGGACCTGGCTCAGCAGGACGGTGATCTCACGGGGACGCCGGCCGGCTTCCGGGCCCCTTCGGAGCCTCAGATCTACTCCTTCCGGCGGGAGCCCAGCTACTTCGAGATCCCCACCAAGGAGACGCCGCCCCCGCGGCCCCCAGAGGCTCCAGTGCATGAGGCGCCCACCAGGGACGCGGAgcccggcgggggcggggcgggccccGTGCAGAGCCATGCCTGCTTCACCATCGAGTTTGACGACTGCAGCCCCGGCAAGCTGAAGATCAAGGACCACGTCACCAAGTTCCTGCGCCAGCGGCGGCCCCCAGGCAAGGAGGCCACGCCTGTGGAGGTGGTCTCGGCCGAGACCAAGGTGGCCGACTGGCTGGTGCAGAATGACCCGAGCCTGCTGCCCCGGGCCGGCCCCGGCGACGACCGGCACAGCACCAAGAGTGACCTGCCGGTGCACGCACGCACCCTGAAGG GTCACAAGCATGAGGACGGCACCCAGAGCGACTCAGAGGACCCCCTGGCCAAGGTGGCCGGGGCCCCCGGGGTCCCCGCGGAGGCCAGCGGGGAGCAGGCGCGGCTGCAGAGACAGATCAAGCGGGACCCCCAGGAGCTGCTGCACAACCAGCAGGCCTTCGTCATCGAGTTCTTCGACGAGGACACACCCCGAAAGAAGCGCTCCCAGTCCTTCACGCACACGCCCCCTGGGGACCCCCGGCTCGACCGGCGCCGCGGCCCTGGGCCGGCCGACAGGGACCGCCCGgctgcccccgccccagcccgAGGGACTGGCAGCAGTTCAGGGCCACAGCGGGCTGGCTCGCTCAAGCGGGAGAAGACGGAGGAGCGGCTGGGCAGCCCCTCGCCAGCCACCCGGGCCGCCGCCCGCCCCTTTGGCAGCGTGGGGCGGCGCTCCCGCCTGGCCCAGGACTTTGCAGCCCAGTGTCTGCGGGACAGCTCCCCGGCAGCCCGGCCGGGCCCCGAGAAAGTGCCCCCCACGCTGCCCGCGCCCCTGACGCCCCGTGGGGCCAGCCCCGCAGCCTCCTCCCCtccgccgcccccgcccgccgACCCCCAGGTGACGAAGGCCCGCAAGCAGGAGGAAGACGACAGCCTCAGCGACGCAGGGACCTACACCATCGAGACGGACGCACAGGACCAGGAGGTGGAGGAGGCCCGCAAGATGATTGACCAG GTCTTTGGGGTCCTAGAGTCCCCTGAACTCTCCAGAGCATCCTCGGCCGCCTTCCGCCCAGTCATCAGAGGGGACAGAGAGGAGCTTGGAGACGGGATGGCCCATCGAATGGCCCTGCTGCAGGAGTTTGCCTCCCGGCCCGCGGGCGTGACCCCCCAGGTGGAGCTGCAG GGCCTCCCGGTACCAGGCTCCCCCGGGGGTCAGAAGTGGGTGTCCCGCTGGGCCAGCCTGGCCGACAGCTACTCAGATCCAGGCCTGTCAG AGGACGGCCCTGGGCACAGAGCCGCGGAGCTGGAGGGGATCCCGCCAATGCGGCCACGGCGGCTGCTCCCGCAGCTGCCCAGTGACAGGGCGGACAGCCCCGCCGGCCccgaggtggccaggaggagtgGTCCTGGGCCCCCAGAGGTGGGCAGCGAACAGGCCGGCCTCCTCTTAGGCCAGGAGGACCTGGAGCCTGACAGCCTCAGTGATGCCAGCGGCTCAGACGGTGGGCCGGGCCCCGAGCCGGGCGGGGGCCCCCAGGAGGAAAGACGCAGGAGCCCCCAGGAAGGGCCGGCGTGGACGAGGGGCCGGCGCTCACCGAGGGGCCCTGGGGAGCCAGCCCCCACCTCTTTCTTCATCAGTGACCCAAGCGCAGACGCGGCCCTCCCTAGGAAGGCCCCTGTGGCTCCCGGGCAGGTGGAGGGCCCGGGGCGGGCCCAGCCcagcgcccccgcccccgcccccgcccccgcccatgACAGCAAGTACGTCAGCACCAGCGGGAGGATGGTCATCCAGCTGcagaccacagggaagcccccagagctTGAGGGCCCTGCCCCAGCACCCACCAAGGAGGCCTTGGCGTTTGTCCGGCAGGAAAGCTTCACCAAGGAGCCGGCCAGCGGCCCCGCGGTGCCCGGCCAGCTGCCCCAGATCCCCAGCCACCCCCTCCTGCAGGACCTGGCCACCACTCGGGCCGCACGCATGGACCTTCACTCTCAGGACACCCACCTGATCTTAAAGGAGACTGAGACGGCGCTGGCCGCCTTGGAGGCCCGACTGCTCTCCAAATCCTTTGAGGAGCCGGAGGGGGGGGTGGGCAGCGCCCCTGGGCCGCCAGAGGACTCCCTGTCTGGGGATTCTGACGTGGACACAGCCAGCACCGTCAGCCTGCTCAGTGGCAAGAATGGGCCCAGCCCAACCGGCTCCCAGCCCTCGGGGCTGCAGAGGGAGAAGCCGCCATCCCCGCCAGCGGCACAGGACCTGGGGGGCGTCAGCCTGAGCAGCGCCCGCGAGCGGCTCTCGGAGAAGCAGCGTCGCCCTCTGGGCCCAGTGGACACGGGCCATGGAGAGCCGGCAAGACGCCTGGCCGCACGGCGTGGCCACGGCCCCCGGGGGTCCCCGGACTGGCCCGCCGAGGACCGCGACTCCAGCCTTGCGCACCCGCCCAGTGCTGACACGGTCACTTCTGACCACGAGACCCCTGGGGCCACGGGGGCAGCTCGGCCAGGGACGCGCCGGAAACCCATGGCCCCACCGCCCCCGACCACCGCTGCCCGGGAGGAGCAAGGCCGAGGCTCAGCTGGCGTCCAGAAGTCGCAGCAGGCACTGACCCGCTCCAACAGCCTGTCCACCCCGCGGGCCACACGGGCCTCCCGGCTGAGGCGGGCCCGGCTGGGGGACGCCTCGGACACAGAAGCAGCAGACGGTGAACGGGGGCCCCCGGCCAACCAGGAGCCCGCGGGGCGGCCGGCGGCCGAGCAGGCCAAGAAGCTGTCCCGCCTGGACATCCTGGCCATGCCCCGGAAGCGGGCTGGCTCCTTCACGGGGCCCAGTGACTCAGAGGCGGCCCCCACCCGCGCCGGCTTCTCCGGCCGCAGCGTCGAGCTGTATTGCCCTGGACGCAAGCCCACCACGATGGCCGAGGCTCGGCCCACTGCCAGGAAGGCTACCAACGCCGCTGCGGTCCCCCGCCAGCCCTTCAGCAGGGCCCGCCCAGGAAGCGCCCGCTACTCATCACCCA ACACGCGTCGCCGGCAACAGGGCTCCGATTGCACATCTACTTCTGAGGAGGAGTATGGCTCCCACCACGGCTCCCCTAAACACACACGCTCCCATGCCTCAACAGCCACGCAGACCCCACGGGCTGGCGGCTCCGGCCGGGCGCGACCGAGGGCCCCTGGCCTCCGGGACACGGATGACGAGGGTGAAGAGCCCGATCCCTACGGTTTCATTGTGCAGACGGCCGAGATTGCGGAGATTGCCAG ggccaggcctgggaggAGCCCACAGGGACCCGCCTTCTCTCCCACGGGCTGCAGGCTGAGCCAGACGCTGGTGAAGGATGTGGCCACCCTGGCCCGTGAGATCCACGATGTGGCTGGCGACGGTGACTCCCCAGGCTCCCCGGGGCCCGCCCGCAGCCCCTCCCTCAACAACGTGCCCAGCACTCCTGCCTCCACCATCTCTGCCCGCGAGGAG CTGGTGCAGCGCATCCCCGAGGCCAGCCTCAACTTCCAGAAGGTGCCGCCCGGCTCCCTGGGCCCTCGGGACCTGGACCAGAACATGAACGACCGCTGTGAGGACGCCCTGGCCAATAAGACTCGGCCCCGGAACCGCGAGGAG GTGATCTTCGATAACCTCATGCTGAACCCGGTGTCCCAGCTGTCCCAGGCCATCCGCGAGAACACGGAGCACCTCGCTGAGAAGATGAA GATCCTCTTCCAGAATTCAGGGCGAGCGTGGGAGGACTTGGAGGCCGGGATCAATGCCGAGAACGAGGTGCCCATCCTGAAGACGTCCAATAAG GAGATCAGTTCCATCCTCAAGGAGCTGAGGCGTGTGCAGAAGCAGCTGGAAG ttATCAATGCCATCGTGGACCCCAGCGGGAACCTGGACCTGCTAACCGGAAACCGCGGCCCTGTGGGCTCGGCCCAGGTCGGGAGAGCCCGGCCAGCCGCCCCAGGCCTGTGCTCACCCTCCTCAGCCCTGCCGCCCCGGAGCTTCCCGCAGCGAACGAGCTGCGGGACCCCCGGCCTCCCCGACCCCCCCTTCCGCCCTGACTTCCTCCCGGACGCTGAGAGGTTCCTGATCTAG